From the Corynebacterium zhongnanshanii genome, the window CCACGCTCACCAGCTTGGCTTCAAAGGAGCGCGGATCCTGCGTGTGGTCACTCTCCTGGCCGACGCGGAGCGCGTCCGCACCCAGCGCCAATTCCGCAGACAGGTCCCAGTAGTTCGCGGAGACGAAGGCCATGCGCTCCCGCTCACGCTGCACGATCACACGCGTGGCCACGGACTGAACACGTCCCGCAGACAGGCGCGGCATGACCTTCTTCCACAGCACCGGGGAGACCTCGTAGCCATACAGACGGTCCAGCACGCGGCGGGCCTCCTGGGCATCCACCAGGTCATAATCCAGCTCGCGGGTATTCTCCGCAGCCTCCAGAATCGCGCTCTTGGTGATCTCGTGGAAGACCATGCGGCGGACGGGAACCTTCGGCTTGAGCACCTCCAGCAGGTGCCAGGCGATGGCCTCGCCCTCACGGTCGGGGTCTGTTGCCAGGTAGAGTTCGTCGACCTGCTTGAGCTTGGCTTTCAGGTCGCTGACCTTCTTCTTTTTGTCAGCGCTGACCACGTACAGGGCCTCGAAGCCCTTGTCCACGTTCACGCCCAGGCGCGCCCAGGGTTCCTTCTTGTACTTGGCGGGCACGTCGGCGGCGCCGCGCGGCAGGTCGCGAATGTGGCCCACAGAGGCCTCAACGATGTAGTCATCGCCCAAATAAGGCTGAATCTTGCGGGCCTTCGTTGCAGACTCGACAATTACTAGTCGCTTCACCATATGGGTGGCTCACTCTTCCTCACCGTGCGGAACTGAAGGATTTTTCTTCCTTATATATTGCATGCACTTCACACGCACTCTTGGCCGTCACAATAACCGAAAATGCTAAGCAATACATTTTCCCTCACCATCGTGTTACCCCGTTCCCCCCTCGACCCCTCCCTCCCATGGTGTCCTGACCTGCTCTTTTTATGATTTCACGTGGTGGGACACGCGGGGTAGCTGGAGACATAGCAACAGGCCACGCCCACCAGGATGGTGGCGTGGCCTGTTGCTCGTGTGTCCTCACACGATGAGCGGGAGACTACAGCGCAGTCACGCTCTGAGCCTGGGGGCCCTTGGAGCCAGCGCCGACTTCAAATTCAACGCGCTGGTCTTCTTCAAGGGAACGGAAACCGCCACCCTGAATCTCGGAGTAGTGCACAAAAACGTCATGAGATCCATCGTCTGGTGCGATGAAGCCGAAGCCCTTTTCTGCATTGAACCATTTCACGGTTCCTTGTGCCATTATGTTCTTACCTAACTGTTGGAGAATCTCCGAAATCCCTTGCGGAGGTGGAGACGTTGTCCATCTTGCCACGTTTGACCGCGCAACCTCTCAACCACGAAGGACCCAGGTGCCAGATTTCAGCCCCGCTAGCCCACCCCGTCAGCCTTCCCACTTTGGCGATGAGCTACTCCAGGAGCTACAGGCACACATGAAAAACTCCACGCTCACGCACGTTCGCCACGAACCGGCGCGCCCATCCCAACCCGTCGATTGGCCACAGTGGGCACATCCGGATCTGGTGGCGTACCTGCAGGAATCCGGGATTGATCGCCCGTGGTCCCATCAAGCGCAGACTGCGGATCTCGCGTTTCATGGCCAGGACGTGATCGTGTCCACAGGCACGTCCTCCGGGAAGTCTTTGGCCTACCAATTGCCGATTTTGTCCGTCCTGGGGCAGAAAAATAGCACGGCCACAGCGTTATATATCTCACCTACCAAAGCACTGGCTCAGGACCAACGGGCAAGCATTGCGCGTCTGTGCCGGGGAGCGCACGATGTTACGGAGGCCGTGGGCGTCGGTAAAAAAGGCAACGGAGAGGCGCAGGAGGCGGACGATCTAGGCAGAATCATGGTC encodes:
- a CDS encoding cold-shock protein, translated to MAQGTVKWFNAEKGFGFIAPDDGSHDVFVHYSEIQGGGFRSLEEDQRVEFEVGAGSKGPQAQSVTAL